One genomic window of Prochlorococcus marinus str. NATL2A includes the following:
- a CDS encoding bleomycin hydrolase, translating to MKSAVTTVVSAADAAGRFPSMSDFESVKGSFDRAKARLEAAEKLASCLDKFTNLAVDAVYQNGSYEQANKDKCVRDIHHYLRLINYCLVTGGTGPLDEWGISGMREIIRIQLLPTAAYIEAFIFIRDEIKINDVMGQQAETEFKGLLDYLINALA from the coding sequence ATGAAATCTGCAGTTACAACCGTTGTTAGCGCAGCTGATGCAGCAGGAAGATTTCCCAGCATGAGTGATTTTGAGTCTGTGAAAGGATCTTTTGATAGGGCAAAAGCTCGTCTAGAGGCTGCAGAAAAACTTGCTTCTTGTCTTGATAAATTTACCAATCTTGCCGTTGATGCTGTTTATCAAAATGGTTCATATGAGCAGGCTAATAAAGATAAGTGCGTGAGAGATATTCATCATTACTTGCGTCTTATTAATTATTGCTTAGTAACTGGTGGCACTGGTCCTTTAGATGAATGGGGAATATCAGGTATGAGAGAAATTATTCGTATCCAACTATTACCAACAGCTGCTTATATTGAAGCATTTATTTTTATTCGAGATGAAATTAAAATCAATGATGTTATGGGTCAGCAAGCCGAAACGGAATTCAAAGGATTATTGGATTATTTAATAAACGCACTTGCATAA
- a CDS encoding HEAT repeat domain-containing protein, whose protein sequence is MDNYLNSEITTEEESEKAEGDKQNIVSKKKSSQKDIKLLIKGLSDENGLVRRNYAIALAEVGSAALPELIKALLNSKNVIQRRAAAKTLKLVNDPSALPHLIKALTSDSDSVVQFSAAGAIAIFGEAAVNHLIIVLENQEYTEMQYGLAAWCLEFIGAKASNAIKKAAKSKNTNVKSAAISALEEHIRQSQDQEAIQIVERAINDTAENVQIEAIKLVGKLYRIESLIPTLILKLKHKNPDIRKSSILSLIQLNINEAINPLRDLLKIEQDKNVIAIIKLAIKKINN, encoded by the coding sequence GTGGATAATTACTTGAACAGTGAAATAACTACTGAAGAAGAAAGTGAAAAGGCCGAGGGGGATAAACAAAACATAGTGAGTAAGAAAAAATCAAGTCAAAAAGACATCAAGCTATTAATCAAAGGACTTAGTGATGAAAATGGTTTGGTAAGAAGAAATTATGCAATAGCACTAGCCGAGGTTGGTTCGGCAGCTTTACCTGAGTTAATCAAAGCTCTTCTGAATAGTAAAAACGTAATACAGAGAAGAGCGGCAGCTAAGACTTTAAAGTTAGTTAACGATCCATCAGCTTTACCTCATTTAATAAAAGCACTTACCAGTGATTCAGATTCTGTAGTGCAATTTTCAGCAGCTGGTGCAATTGCAATTTTTGGAGAGGCTGCTGTTAATCATCTAATCATTGTCTTGGAGAATCAAGAATATACAGAAATGCAATATGGTCTTGCAGCATGGTGTTTAGAATTTATTGGAGCTAAAGCCTCTAATGCAATAAAAAAAGCAGCTAAATCAAAAAACACCAATGTAAAATCAGCTGCAATTTCAGCACTTGAAGAACACATTAGACAGTCCCAAGATCAGGAAGCAATTCAAATAGTAGAAAGGGCTATTAATGATACTGCTGAAAATGTTCAGATTGAAGCTATTAAATTAGTTGGTAAATTGTATAGAATAGAATCTTTAATTCCTACCTTAATATTAAAATTAAAACACAAAAATCCAGATATTCGAAAATCTTCCATATTGTCATTAATCCAACTTAATATTAATGAAGCTATAAATCCACTCAGGGACCTTCTTAAAATTGAGCAAGATAAAAATGTTATCGCAATTATTAAATTAGCTATAAAAAAAATCAACAACTAA
- a CDS encoding phycobiliprotein lyase — MNIKEFFLKSVGEWNSMRSGHSLAFQEFEEIRSKIKISPSKPNDARVIKFLKDNLITTKAVNRAFLISWEAKSEWGEENQNGNSSGESILVPIEVSKTEGKIVRSVGYTEAIQVVSLYKILVDGTLIIYSEYSHISTEERIWFISNNLRSRSSVTRSLDSLAILQTSYASEIRSLKN, encoded by the coding sequence ATGAATATTAAAGAATTTTTCTTAAAAAGCGTTGGGGAATGGAATTCAATGAGAAGCGGACATTCTCTAGCATTTCAAGAATTTGAAGAAATAAGAAGTAAAATAAAAATATCACCTTCTAAACCTAACGACGCACGAGTTATTAAATTTTTAAAAGATAATTTAATAACTACTAAAGCAGTAAACAGAGCATTCCTAATTAGTTGGGAAGCAAAAAGTGAATGGGGTGAGGAGAATCAAAACGGAAACTCTTCTGGCGAAAGTATACTCGTTCCGATAGAAGTTTCTAAAACAGAAGGAAAAATAGTTAGGAGCGTTGGATATACTGAAGCAATTCAAGTAGTGTCATTATATAAAATTCTTGTTGATGGAACTTTAATTATTTATTCAGAATACAGTCATATTTCTACAGAGGAAAGAATATGGTTTATCTCAAACAATTTAAGGAGTAGATCTTCGGTTACAAGATCACTAGATTCATTAGCAATCCTTCAAACATCTTATGCATCTGAGATTCGTTCTTTAAAAAATTAA
- a CDS encoding glycosyl transferase, with the protein MINSLDLNKYIELYQDFLHPNPNINSQAFLILKKEFEVKFMNNLLANLKEEDLFIRRKSILALGRFGEKALKSIVQLYMDTNNKTVKVSCLKTIIKVVVNFNLEELTQDEMLVVDLALKDSSPEMILTVISLLRQLGRTGRNILMKTCRDKDLLRAKASISALLEMKDHTIDDLFEDLLNDKSIDQMIKEDILRDKII; encoded by the coding sequence ATGATTAATTCTTTAGATTTAAATAAATATATAGAACTTTATCAAGATTTTTTGCATCCAAATCCAAATATTAATTCTCAAGCATTTTTGATTTTAAAAAAAGAATTTGAGGTTAAGTTTATGAATAATCTTTTAGCTAATCTCAAGGAAGAAGATTTATTTATAAGAAGAAAATCAATATTAGCTTTGGGACGATTTGGAGAAAAAGCCTTAAAGTCAATCGTTCAATTGTATATGGATACTAACAATAAAACTGTTAAAGTTAGCTGTCTTAAAACAATTATCAAAGTTGTAGTTAATTTTAATTTAGAAGAATTAACTCAGGATGAGATGTTAGTAGTTGATTTAGCTCTTAAAGATAGTTCTCCTGAAATGATCTTGACTGTTATTTCTCTTTTGAGGCAATTAGGGAGAACTGGTAGAAATATTTTGATGAAAACTTGTAGAGATAAAGACTTATTAAGAGCGAAAGCTTCTATCAGCGCACTTTTGGAAATGAAAGATCATACTATTGATGATTTATTTGAGGATTTATTAAATGATAAATCTATTGATCAAATGATAAAGGAAGATATTTTGAGAGACAAAATTATTTAA
- a CDS encoding phycobilisome rod-core linker polypeptide translates to MSSIPFKALKIGAEAINKDPVKFNKSRVSGSKKTMYGLHIRGASMPGEKEKFTVTSKTKPKQLENLIHNNVMSSYRRDKIESYKYKILNKESAGINMLQINEFVPNDDDALLVAINALYKHIFGNLSLMQSERPIDIERKLRNGDLTVREFTRKICKSTIYRNFYFDGISQYKSIKLIYKHILGRPIKSKGEVTQSSNIINNLGFEEHIDFLIDSNEYNNIFGEDIVPYMRSWNSPTGFKTKSFLETSYLTKAFATSDICKII, encoded by the coding sequence ATGTCAAGTATCCCTTTTAAAGCGCTTAAAATAGGAGCAGAAGCTATTAATAAGGATCCAGTTAAGTTTAACAAAAGTAGAGTATCTGGAAGTAAAAAAACAATGTATGGATTACATATAAGAGGAGCATCAATGCCAGGAGAAAAAGAAAAATTCACAGTCACATCTAAAACCAAACCTAAGCAACTCGAAAACTTAATTCATAACAATGTTATGAGCAGTTACAGAAGGGATAAGATTGAAAGTTATAAATACAAAATACTAAATAAGGAAAGTGCTGGAATAAATATGCTTCAAATCAATGAATTTGTTCCTAATGATGATGATGCATTACTTGTAGCAATCAATGCATTATATAAACACATCTTTGGAAACTTATCATTAATGCAATCGGAGCGTCCAATTGATATTGAAAGGAAGCTAAGGAATGGTGATCTTACAGTAAGAGAATTTACAAGGAAAATTTGTAAATCAACTATTTATAGAAATTTCTACTTTGATGGTATTAGCCAATATAAATCTATCAAGTTAATATACAAGCATATTCTTGGTAGGCCCATCAAAAGTAAAGGCGAAGTAACTCAAAGTTCAAATATTATAAATAACCTAGGTTTTGAAGAGCATATTGATTTTCTAATAGATTCTAATGAATATAATAATATTTTTGGCGAAGATATTGTTCCCTACATGAGATCATGGAATTCTCCAACTGGTTTTAAAACAAAAAGTTTCCTAGAAACTTCATACTTAACAAAAGCTTTTGCGACAAGTGATATTTGTAAAATTATTTAA
- a CDS encoding HEAT repeat domain-containing protein, which translates to MQSNPFNNLPKINKIDAINILRRPISEVKLLADYYKAVFHLANFPCEESEVALLDFIKHDCEKLEYKIAKRKAIEVLANFGCKKAIQTIAEFLENDDDYLVETVIWSLAKLKCNDIDIINKICSKLYKQFNNKRVVIQTLTHLGVRKEIDMIRSLSRDKQTSNGVKGASFAALIKLAGEEDKLTDLKKFLRLSNQNDRHCAVQDIINAGHLSVLPDLIKAPLSPSFKLQAIDSLWINEVVLCENINLLNCIDSVVFDDPRNIDTLEVNNFNKDLSFLIEQLFHTDFNRCYHSIKELLKFPLDKVLYYLNNNWDRAKSDYGAIYFFINVYKLLLDQQLYDDLLLDKVGFLLSNNWPDYMKFKSSAIQILGCLNENKFYNNMIYFSDESHTPYWKNRYTALLVLQNKQINIKNKFAKLFLNDSHRFVRFKAKEIST; encoded by the coding sequence GTGCAATCTAATCCATTTAATAATCTACCGAAAATCAATAAAATAGACGCTATCAATATTCTTAGAAGACCAATTTCTGAGGTTAAGCTTTTAGCAGATTATTATAAGGCTGTATTCCACTTAGCAAATTTTCCTTGTGAAGAATCAGAAGTGGCCCTTCTTGACTTTATTAAACATGACTGTGAAAAACTTGAATATAAGATAGCTAAAAGGAAAGCAATTGAGGTACTCGCTAATTTCGGTTGTAAAAAAGCCATCCAAACTATTGCGGAGTTTCTAGAAAATGATGATGATTATCTTGTTGAGACAGTTATTTGGTCATTAGCTAAACTTAAATGTAATGATATTGATATCATTAACAAGATTTGTTCAAAATTATATAAGCAATTTAATAATAAAAGAGTAGTAATACAAACATTAACTCATTTAGGAGTTAGAAAAGAAATAGATATGATTAGATCATTATCAAGAGATAAACAAACCTCCAATGGAGTTAAAGGAGCCTCTTTTGCGGCATTAATAAAACTTGCTGGTGAGGAGGATAAGCTGACTGATCTGAAAAAGTTTTTGAGACTATCAAATCAAAACGATAGACATTGTGCAGTTCAAGATATTATAAATGCTGGTCATTTATCTGTTTTACCTGATTTAATTAAGGCGCCACTTTCTCCATCATTTAAATTACAGGCAATAGATTCTCTTTGGATTAATGAAGTAGTATTATGTGAAAATATAAATCTACTTAATTGTATAGACTCAGTAGTTTTTGATGATCCAAGGAATATAGATACTTTAGAAGTTAATAATTTTAATAAAGACTTGAGTTTTCTTATTGAGCAACTTTTTCATACAGATTTTAATAGATGTTATCATTCAATCAAAGAACTACTAAAATTCCCTTTAGATAAAGTTTTATATTATCTAAATAATAATTGGGATAGAGCCAAATCAGATTATGGAGCTATATATTTCTTTATTAATGTATATAAACTACTATTAGATCAGCAATTATATGATGATCTTCTTTTAGATAAAGTAGGTTTTTTACTATCCAATAATTGGCCTGATTATATGAAATTTAAATCTTCAGCAATACAAATATTGGGTTGCTTAAATGAAAACAAATTCTATAATAATATGATTTATTTTTCAGATGAGAGTCATACACCTTATTGGAAAAATAGATATACTGCTTTGCTTGTATTACAAAATAAGCAAATTAATATTAAAAATAAATTCGCTAAATTATTTTTGAATGATAGTCATAGATTTGTGAGATTCAAAGCAAAAGAAATTAGTACTTAG
- a CDS encoding CCA tRNA nucleotidyltransferase: MELFDKSTIEKEIKELPRGILTIILEAACSVNITSIAIVGGVVRDLIKKSKNQNYEIIFNDLDLIIEGETSTYIKELQKVLGAERVKVIRDNRNYKTSEVIINGIKVDIASARKETYPIPGENPIVELSTIKKDLIRRDFNINAMAIELKDNRLIDLFSGSDAIENMKMDFLHKSSVLDDPTRVIRASRYSAKLDFDLSNQALKQIKDTINLWPWNWHIGDNTDLAPSALSIRLKMELELLLEDKYWKNALKNLQVCGGLKIVDSKLQNDKRLIEKIFIAKKSNIEPLTAFVYESKSPIYLANRLHLNQQQKEIIEGACRLNKYLKNITANHLYKNWSPSKWTINLEKINANESSFMLEICRNNPLKEYLKSWLFNWKNIESPIKGDDLIAKGWEPGPEIGIEIKRQRMKLIDENIAF; the protein is encoded by the coding sequence ATGGAATTATTTGATAAATCTACAATTGAAAAAGAGATAAAAGAATTACCGAGAGGAATTCTAACTATTATTTTAGAAGCAGCTTGCTCAGTCAATATAACTTCTATTGCAATAGTTGGAGGAGTTGTAAGAGACTTAATAAAAAAATCTAAAAATCAAAATTATGAAATTATCTTCAATGATCTAGATTTAATTATTGAAGGTGAGACCTCAACCTATATAAAAGAATTGCAAAAAGTTCTTGGAGCAGAAAGAGTAAAAGTCATCCGAGATAACAGAAATTACAAAACCTCAGAAGTAATAATTAATGGCATAAAAGTTGATATTGCATCTGCTCGTAAAGAAACGTATCCAATACCTGGAGAAAACCCAATAGTCGAGTTATCAACAATCAAAAAAGATCTAATAAGAAGAGATTTTAATATAAATGCAATGGCAATTGAACTGAAAGATAATAGACTAATCGATTTATTTTCAGGATCAGATGCAATTGAAAATATGAAAATGGACTTTTTGCATAAATCAAGTGTTTTAGATGACCCAACTAGAGTTATTAGAGCTTCTCGCTATTCTGCCAAGTTAGATTTTGATCTATCAAATCAAGCCTTAAAACAAATAAAAGATACAATAAATCTTTGGCCTTGGAATTGGCATATTGGAGATAATACTGATTTAGCACCTTCAGCATTATCAATAAGATTAAAAATGGAACTAGAATTGCTTTTAGAAGACAAATATTGGAAGAATGCATTAAAAAATCTACAAGTCTGTGGAGGGCTAAAAATAGTAGATTCGAAATTACAAAATGATAAACGACTTATTGAAAAAATTTTCATTGCAAAGAAGTCTAATATTGAACCCCTAACAGCATTTGTTTATGAATCTAAAAGCCCTATTTATCTAGCTAATAGATTACACTTAAATCAACAGCAAAAAGAAATAATAGAAGGAGCTTGTAGATTAAATAAATATCTAAAAAATATAACAGCTAATCATTTATATAAAAATTGGTCACCATCAAAGTGGACAATAAACCTTGAGAAAATCAATGCTAATGAATCTTCTTTCATGCTTGAAATATGTAGAAATAACCCACTAAAAGAATATTTGAAATCTTGGCTATTTAATTGGAAGAATATAGAGTCTCCAATAAAAGGAGATGATTTAATAGCTAAAGGTTGGGAACCTGGACCAGAAATAGGAATAGAAATAAAACGGCAAAGAATGAAATTAATTGATGAAAATATTGCTTTTTAA
- a CDS encoding chromophore lyase CpcT/CpeT, whose protein sequence is MKKNPTIEFAKIVSGVFSNKEQALNNPKKFAHIQIHIRPLFFKTYNCFAFYSEQRYQHDIWNPYRQSINKLSQKEEIFIFSNYKIEDKERFTGGALDISLLDNISKYKLYKKPGCSMYFKEKKPGNFLGTIESGCKCYIEYGSDKTYVKSKVTVNKNILISEDSGYAIETDKKVWGSEFGPLIFKKIVNFDCFINEYWK, encoded by the coding sequence ATGAAAAAAAACCCTACCATAGAATTTGCAAAGATAGTTTCGGGCGTATTTAGTAATAAGGAACAAGCTTTAAATAATCCAAAAAAATTTGCACATATTCAAATACATATTAGGCCATTATTTTTTAAAACTTATAACTGTTTTGCGTTTTACTCTGAGCAGAGATATCAACACGACATATGGAATCCTTATAGGCAGTCTATAAATAAGTTATCCCAAAAAGAAGAAATTTTTATTTTTAGTAACTATAAGATTGAAGACAAAGAAAGATTCACTGGTGGTGCACTAGATATATCTCTTTTAGACAACATATCTAAATATAAGTTATATAAAAAGCCTGGGTGTTCTATGTATTTTAAAGAAAAAAAACCAGGAAATTTTTTAGGGACTATCGAATCAGGTTGTAAATGCTACATAGAATATGGGAGTGATAAGACTTATGTTAAAAGTAAAGTAACAGTGAACAAAAACATTCTTATTTCAGAAGATTCTGGATATGCAATAGAAACTGATAAAAAAGTTTGGGGATCAGAGTTTGGGCCATTAATATTTAAAAAAATAGTTAATTTTGATTGTTTCATTAACGAGTATTGGAAATAA
- a CDS encoding TVP38/TMEM64 family protein — protein sequence MKKEKLQKYLTIAFFVGAFILLVFLIQTYGIEPLRSAVKEMGIWAPLGILILRGISVILPALPSSVYSLLAGSLLGFKTGYLTIFISDLIFCQIAFFIARNFGRAPVRKLVGIKAMKRIESFNQNQLEGNFFLMTGLLMTGLFDFLSYALGIGGTRWRLFTPALIISLLISDSIIVAVGAGVSQGAGLMLGGALLGMFALATITGFNKNKVSETQKKSQ from the coding sequence TTGAAAAAAGAAAAATTACAAAAGTACCTAACTATTGCATTTTTTGTAGGTGCTTTCATTTTACTTGTCTTCTTAATTCAGACGTATGGAATTGAACCATTAAGAAGTGCCGTGAAAGAAATGGGCATTTGGGCACCTCTGGGAATTCTGATACTTCGAGGAATTAGCGTAATCCTTCCAGCATTACCTAGCTCAGTTTACTCACTTTTAGCCGGATCATTACTTGGTTTCAAAACAGGTTATCTAACTATTTTTATATCTGACCTAATTTTTTGCCAGATAGCATTTTTTATAGCCAGAAATTTCGGCCGAGCTCCTGTTCGGAAATTAGTTGGAATAAAAGCCATGAAAAGAATTGAAAGTTTTAACCAAAATCAACTAGAAGGCAATTTCTTTCTAATGACTGGACTACTAATGACTGGACTTTTTGACTTTTTAAGCTATGCGCTAGGGATAGGGGGAACACGATGGAGGCTTTTCACGCCCGCTCTAATAATCAGTTTATTAATAAGTGATTCAATTATTGTTGCTGTTGGAGCAGGCGTCAGTCAGGGCGCTGGACTAATGTTGGGAGGTGCCTTACTTGGAATGTTTGCACTAGCAACCATCACTGGATTTAATAAAAATAAAGTCTCCGAAACGCAGAAAAAAAGCCAATGA
- a CDS encoding bleomycin hydrolase: MLDAFSRTVVSADAKGAAIGSEDLADLRKYVADANKRIDATLAITQNVSCIAADAVAGMVCENTGLTQPGGHCYPTRRMAACLRDGEIILRYVSYALLAGDPSVLEDRCLNGLKETYLALGVPTSNAIRAVEIMKIATVAIMTETNTGRKMFKGINSGSGAQCQDIASEAASYFDLVIEALR; encoded by the coding sequence ATGCTTGATGCGTTTTCTAGAACAGTTGTAAGTGCTGATGCCAAGGGCGCCGCAATTGGGAGTGAGGATCTTGCAGATTTAAGAAAGTACGTGGCAGATGCAAATAAAAGAATTGATGCAACTCTTGCCATAACTCAAAATGTCTCTTGCATTGCTGCAGATGCTGTGGCGGGAATGGTTTGTGAAAATACTGGGCTTACTCAACCAGGAGGGCATTGCTATCCCACTCGTAGAATGGCAGCTTGTTTAAGGGATGGAGAAATTATTTTGAGATATGTAAGCTACGCGCTTCTTGCAGGGGATCCCTCTGTTCTTGAAGATAGATGCCTCAATGGTTTAAAAGAAACATATCTTGCTCTTGGCGTCCCAACCTCTAATGCTATTAGAGCCGTTGAAATAATGAAGATTGCCACAGTCGCAATTATGACCGAGACAAATACAGGAAGAAAAATGTTTAAAGGGATTAATTCTGGATCAGGAGCACAATGTCAAGACATCGCCTCTGAGGCGGCATCTTATTTTGATCTTGTAATAGAAGCTTTGAGGTAA
- a CDS encoding UvrD-helicase domain-containing protein, giving the protein MKQSNSIFLNGLNEAQSHAVDHFHGPLLVVAGAGSGKTRALTHRIAHLITEYKVDPSSILAVTFTNKAAREMKDRLELLLAKRLSSLTHGKPWTALQVAEQREIRNRIHREISRELWIGTFHALFSRLLRFDIDKFKDPEGLTWTKQFSIYDETDAQSLIKEIVTQDLQLDPKRFEPKKVRWAISNAKNQCLLPDDLSNNQEGQRGKLVAETYRLYRKALAANNALDFDDLLLIPVQLLQQNEKIRTYWHSRFKHVLVDEYQDTNWTQYELIKQLVTNGKDPSSFQDWNNRSVFVVGDADQSIYSFRAADFRILMGFQEDFGKKSLDNKYDSTLVKLEENYRSTSTILEAANSLISNNKERIDKVLRATRGEGEPIRLTRCDDEIAEAEAVIHRLRILDASNPELNWGDMAILYRTNAQSRAIEDSLVRWSIPYIVVGGLRFYDRREIKDLLAYLRLLINPSDSVSLLRVLNVPKRGIGKTTVQRLSDAASQLKIPLWEVVNDPEAVRSLAGRSAKGLLIFSELINELQSHLLSSSPAELVQLVLEKSGYLSELIATGTDEAEERRRNLQELVNAALQYQEESEDANLEGFLSTAALSSDADNKDTASNRVTLMTLHSSKGLEFPVVCLVGMEQGLFPSYRSLDDPSSLEEERRLCYVGLTRAKEKLFLFHASERRMWGGMREPAIASIFLSEIPEELVKGDIPLSGGATLRREKNLDRLTRIDRQSNKKSFPSEAENAVRKTYSGPSPGKRWSVNDRVEHSSFGEGIITHVFGSGEKISLAIKFSGMGPKILDPRLAPLKLIDE; this is encoded by the coding sequence ATGAAACAATCAAACAGTATATTTCTAAATGGATTAAACGAGGCGCAGTCACATGCAGTTGATCATTTTCATGGTCCATTATTAGTTGTAGCAGGAGCAGGAAGCGGAAAAACAAGAGCTCTTACTCATCGTATTGCGCATTTAATTACTGAATACAAAGTTGATCCTAGTTCTATTCTTGCAGTTACTTTTACCAATAAAGCTGCAAGAGAGATGAAAGATAGACTTGAATTGCTTTTAGCAAAAAGGTTATCAAGTCTTACCCACGGGAAGCCTTGGACTGCCTTACAAGTAGCAGAACAAAGAGAAATTCGTAATCGTATACATCGTGAAATCAGTCGTGAATTATGGATAGGTACTTTTCACGCTTTGTTTTCGAGATTATTACGCTTTGACATCGATAAATTCAAAGACCCTGAAGGATTGACATGGACTAAACAGTTTTCAATATATGACGAAACAGATGCCCAAAGTCTTATCAAAGAAATAGTTACACAAGATCTACAATTAGATCCAAAAAGATTTGAACCAAAAAAAGTACGATGGGCAATCAGTAATGCCAAAAATCAATGCTTACTTCCTGATGATTTATCAAATAATCAAGAAGGTCAAAGAGGAAAATTAGTTGCTGAAACTTATAGACTTTATAGAAAAGCTTTAGCTGCTAATAATGCATTAGATTTTGATGATCTTCTATTAATACCTGTTCAATTACTACAACAAAATGAAAAAATAAGGACTTATTGGCACAGTCGCTTCAAACATGTTTTAGTTGATGAATATCAAGATACTAATTGGACACAATACGAATTAATTAAACAGTTGGTGACCAATGGTAAAGATCCATCTTCTTTTCAAGATTGGAATAATCGATCCGTTTTTGTTGTTGGCGATGCAGATCAAAGTATTTACAGCTTTAGAGCTGCGGACTTTAGGATACTAATGGGATTTCAAGAGGACTTTGGAAAGAAAAGCCTAGACAATAAATATGATTCAACTCTTGTAAAACTAGAAGAAAATTATCGATCTACCTCTACCATCCTCGAAGCAGCAAATTCACTAATCTCCAACAATAAAGAAAGAATAGATAAAGTTCTTAGAGCAACTAGAGGAGAAGGTGAGCCTATTAGATTAACAAGGTGTGACGATGAGATAGCAGAGGCAGAAGCAGTTATTCATAGGCTAAGAATTTTAGATGCCTCGAATCCAGAATTAAATTGGGGAGATATGGCTATTCTTTATAGAACCAATGCGCAATCAAGAGCAATTGAGGACTCATTGGTCCGCTGGAGTATTCCATACATTGTGGTTGGAGGATTACGTTTTTATGATCGAAGAGAAATTAAAGATCTACTAGCTTATTTAAGACTTTTAATTAATCCATCTGACAGTGTCAGTCTTCTGAGAGTTTTAAACGTTCCTAAAAGAGGGATTGGCAAAACAACAGTTCAAAGATTGAGTGATGCTGCTAGTCAATTAAAAATTCCTCTTTGGGAAGTTGTAAATGACCCCGAAGCTGTCAGATCTCTCGCAGGAAGATCAGCCAAAGGTCTTTTAATTTTTAGTGAGCTTATTAATGAATTACAAAGTCATCTTCTCTCTTCAAGCCCCGCCGAGTTGGTTCAATTAGTTTTAGAAAAAAGTGGCTATTTAAGTGAATTAATTGCAACAGGAACAGATGAGGCTGAAGAAAGAAGACGCAATCTTCAAGAATTAGTTAATGCCGCGTTGCAATATCAGGAAGAAAGCGAAGATGCAAATTTAGAAGGTTTTTTATCAACTGCTGCTCTATCAAGCGATGCAGATAATAAAGACACTGCGTCAAATCGAGTCACATTAATGACTCTTCACAGCAGTAAAGGTTTGGAATTTCCTGTTGTTTGTCTTGTGGGAATGGAGCAAGGCTTATTCCCAAGCTATAGATCGCTTGATGATCCATCTTCACTTGAGGAAGAAAGGCGACTTTGTTACGTAGGACTTACTAGAGCGAAAGAAAAACTATTTCTCTTTCATGCATCTGAGAGAAGAATGTGGGGAGGGATGAGAGAACCAGCTATCGCATCTATATTCCTCTCCGAAATACCAGAAGAACTTGTTAAAGGCGATATCCCATTATCTGGTGGGGCTACATTAAGAAGAGAAAAAAATCTAGACAGACTAACTAGAATTGATCGCCAAAGTAATAAAAAGTCCTTTCCTAGTGAAGCTGAAAATGCAGTAAGAAAAACATATTCTGGTCCTTCCCCAGGGAAGAGATGGTCAGTTAACGATAGAGTTGAACATTCTTCATTTGGAGAAGGGATAATCACACATGTTTTTGGTTCAGGAGAAAAAATCTCACTGGCTATAAAATTCTCAGGAATGGGGCCAAAAATATTAGACCCAAGACTAGCTCCATTGAAATTGATAGATGAGTAA